The Desulfobulbus propionicus DSM 2032 DNA segment AGCAACAGCTCACGGGACAACCAACCATGGATATTTCAAAAACCATCGAGACCATGAAAAAACGGCACGACTTCAACGATAAAGTCGGCATGATCCTCATTCACAACGGCACCGTGCGCAACTGGTCCCGAAACGGACATCAAGACGTAATCGCTCTGGAGACGACCGTACATCATGAAAAGTTAGAACAATTACGCAAAGAATACCTTGAACGGCCGGGTATTTATGACATAATAATCGAAGCCCGCTCCGGCCGG contains these protein-coding regions:
- a CDS encoding molybdenum cofactor biosynthesis protein MoaE; protein product: MDISKTIETMKKRHDFNDKVGMILIHNGTVRNWSRNGHQDVIALETTVHHEKLEQLRKEYLERPGIYDIIIEARSGRFLPGDDLLFIIVAGDIREHIKPVLAELLDRIKAEAVTKKEITP